One segment of Neisseria mucosa DNA contains the following:
- a CDS encoding asparaginase: MKQKIFVLYTGGTIGMTQSSAGLRPDTALVDKALAPFSDGLDFEWHVCQPLIDSSAVTLQNQRDWLELIIAKLPDYDGILVLHGTDTMAYTANLFALSLQGLDKPVILTGSQWPYDAANSDAPRNLATAISAFSLKLKQVAIAFDGKLFPAVGSSKVSTETAAGFDNLHFGELAEWEENKGWHNIRTAPTQHSDGLKPRLPYPEAKVSVRTLIPGYAAQELSDGLPHLCAQALILQSYGHGNAPSNDAFVRAVQAFTQQGKLLLNISQVLQGCAAAVYAQGDALRQAGIINGGKCNLETATALMTLAVSHDWNVDKVQQELQQLNLL; this comes from the coding sequence ATGAAACAAAAAATCTTCGTCCTTTACACCGGCGGCACCATCGGCATGACCCAAAGCAGCGCCGGCCTGCGTCCCGACACCGCTCTCGTCGATAAAGCCCTTGCCCCCTTTTCAGACGGCCTTGATTTCGAATGGCACGTTTGTCAGCCGCTCATCGATTCTTCCGCGGTAACGCTGCAAAACCAGCGCGACTGGTTGGAGCTTATTATCGCCAAGCTGCCTGACTATGACGGCATTTTGGTGTTGCACGGCACGGATACCATGGCATACACCGCCAACCTCTTCGCCCTCTCGCTGCAAGGTTTGGACAAACCCGTTATCCTGACCGGCTCGCAATGGCCTTACGATGCCGCCAACAGCGATGCGCCGCGCAACCTGGCCACCGCTATTTCCGCCTTCTCGCTCAAGCTCAAACAAGTGGCGATTGCCTTTGACGGCAAGCTCTTCCCCGCCGTCGGCAGCAGCAAGGTCAGCACCGAGACCGCCGCAGGTTTTGACAATCTGCATTTTGGCGAGCTCGCCGAATGGGAGGAAAACAAAGGTTGGCACAATATCCGTACCGCCCCGACCCAGCATTCAGACGGCCTCAAACCGCGTCTTCCCTATCCTGAAGCCAAAGTTTCCGTCCGCACGCTGATTCCCGGTTATGCCGCGCAAGAACTTTCAGACGGCCTGCCCCACCTTTGCGCCCAAGCCCTGATTCTGCAAAGCTACGGCCACGGCAATGCGCCGAGCAACGATGCGTTTGTACGAGCCGTTCAAGCCTTTACGCAACAAGGCAAGTTGCTGCTCAACATCAGCCAAGTGCTGCAAGGTTGCGCCGCCGCCGTCTATGCCCAAGGCGATGCTTTGCGTCAGGCAGGTATCATCAACGGCGGCAAATGCAATCTCGAAACCGCCACTGCGCTGATGACCCTCGCCGTATCTCATGACTGGAATGTAGATAAGGTGCAACAAGAATTACAACAATTAAATCTGCTGTAA
- the ubiD gene encoding 4-hydroxy-3-polyprenylbenzoate decarboxylase, translating into MKYRDLREFIAGLEADGKLKRIQHPVSPHLEMTEIADRVLRAEGPALLFEHPIKPDGTRYDYPVLANLFGTPERVALGMGADSVSKLREIGQTLAYLKEPEPPKGIKDAFSKLPLLKDIWSMAPNVVKNAPCQEIVWEGEDVDLYKLPIQHCWPEDVAPLVTWGLTVTRGPYKKRQNLGIYRQQLIGKNKLIMRWLSHRGGALDYQEFRKLNPDTPYPVAVVLGCDPATILGAVTPVPDTLSEYQFAGLLRGSRTELVKCIGSDLQVPARAEIVLEGVIHPNETALEGPYGDHTGYYNEQDHFPVFTVERITMRENPIYHSTYTGKPPDEPAVLGVALNEVFVPLLQKQFPEITDFYLPPEGCSYRMAVVSMKKQYAGHAKRVMMGCWSFLRQFMYTKFIIVVDDDVNVRDWKEVIWAVTTRMDPVRDTVLMENTPIDYLDFASPVSGLGGKMGLDATNKWPGETNREWGRVIKKDPAVTAKIDEIWERLGL; encoded by the coding sequence ATGAAATACAGAGATTTGCGAGAATTTATCGCCGGATTGGAAGCCGATGGCAAACTCAAGCGCATTCAGCATCCGGTGTCGCCGCATTTGGAAATGACCGAAATTGCCGACCGCGTGCTACGCGCCGAAGGGCCCGCGCTGTTGTTTGAACACCCGATTAAGCCCGACGGTACGCGCTACGATTATCCCGTGTTGGCAAACCTGTTCGGCACGCCCGAACGTGTGGCACTGGGCATGGGTGCGGACAGCGTGTCCAAGTTGCGCGAAATCGGGCAGACGCTGGCGTATCTGAAAGAACCGGAACCGCCCAAAGGCATCAAAGACGCGTTTTCCAAACTGCCGTTGCTGAAAGATATTTGGAGCATGGCGCCGAACGTGGTGAAAAACGCGCCGTGTCAGGAAATCGTGTGGGAAGGCGAAGACGTTGATTTGTATAAACTGCCGATTCAGCATTGCTGGCCGGAAGACGTTGCGCCGCTGGTAACGTGGGGTTTGACCGTCACGCGCGGCCCGTACAAAAAACGCCAAAATCTCGGCATTTACCGTCAGCAGTTAATCGGCAAAAACAAACTGATTATGCGCTGGCTGTCGCATCGCGGCGGCGCGCTGGATTATCAGGAATTCCGCAAACTCAATCCCGATACACCGTATCCTGTCGCCGTCGTGCTCGGCTGTGACCCTGCCACCATTTTGGGCGCGGTAACGCCTGTTCCCGATACTTTGAGCGAATACCAATTTGCCGGACTGTTGCGCGGTTCGCGGACGGAGCTGGTGAAATGTATCGGCAGCGATTTGCAAGTGCCTGCCCGCGCCGAAATCGTATTGGAAGGCGTGATTCATCCGAACGAAACCGCGCTGGAAGGCCCATACGGCGACCACACGGGCTATTACAACGAGCAGGACCATTTCCCCGTATTCACGGTCGAACGCATCACCATGCGTGAAAACCCGATTTACCATTCCACCTACACGGGCAAACCGCCCGATGAGCCTGCCGTTTTGGGCGTGGCGTTGAACGAAGTGTTCGTACCGCTCTTGCAAAAGCAGTTCCCCGAAATCACCGATTTCTACCTGCCGCCTGAAGGCTGCTCCTACCGCATGGCGGTGGTCAGCATGAAAAAACAGTACGCCGGACACGCCAAGCGCGTGATGATGGGCTGCTGGTCGTTCCTGCGCCAGTTTATGTACACCAAATTCATCATCGTGGTGGATGACGATGTGAACGTGCGTGACTGGAAAGAAGTCATCTGGGCAGTCACCACGCGCATGGATCCCGTACGCGACACTGTTTTGATGGAAAACACGCCTATCGACTATCTGGACTTCGCCAGCCCCGTCAGCGGACTTGGCGGAAAAATGGGTTTGGATGCGACTAACAAGTGGCCGGGTGAAACCAACCGCGAATGGGGTCGTGTGATCAAAAAAGACCCTGCCGTTACGGCAAAAATCGATGAGATTTGGGAGCGTTTGGGTTTGTAG
- the nirK gene encoding copper-containing nitrite reductase: protein MKRQTLAALIASVFALAACGEQAAKPAETPATTASAEAPAASDSQAAAETPSSELPVVDAIMTHAPEVPPAIDRDHPAKVRVKMETVEKTMTMEDGVEYHYWTFNGDVPGQMIRVREGDTVEVEFSNNPSSTVPHNVDFHAATGQGGGAEASFTAPGHTSTFSFKALQAGLYIYHCAVAPVGMHIANGMYGLILVEPKEGLPKVDKEFYIVQGDFYTKGKKGAQGLQPFDMDKAIAEQPEYVVFNGHVGSIAGDNALKAKAGETVRMYVGNGGPNLVSSFHVIGEIFDKVYVEGGKLINENVQSTVIPAGGAAMIEFKVDIPGSYTLVDHSIFRAFNKGALGQLKVEGDENPEIMTKKLSDTAYQPAGAAASAPAAASAAPAASEAAK, encoded by the coding sequence ATGAAACGCCAAACCTTAGCTGCACTTATCGCTTCTGTATTTGCACTGGCCGCATGCGGCGAACAAGCTGCTAAACCAGCTGAAACTCCGGCTACCACCGCTTCTGCCGAAGCTCCTGCTGCTTCTGACTCACAAGCTGCTGCCGAGACTCCTTCTTCAGAATTGCCTGTAGTCGATGCCATCATGACTCACGCTCCGGAAGTTCCACCTGCAATCGATCGCGATCATCCGGCTAAAGTACGCGTTAAAATGGAAACCGTCGAAAAAACCATGACCATGGAAGACGGTGTTGAATACCACTACTGGACATTCAACGGCGACGTTCCGGGCCAAATGATCCGTGTACGCGAAGGCGATACCGTAGAAGTAGAATTCTCTAACAATCCTTCTTCTACCGTTCCTCACAACGTTGACTTCCACGCTGCTACCGGTCAAGGCGGTGGTGCAGAAGCTTCCTTCACTGCCCCAGGCCACACTTCTACTTTCAGCTTTAAAGCTCTGCAAGCCGGTTTGTATATTTACCACTGTGCCGTTGCTCCTGTAGGTATGCACATCGCCAACGGTATGTACGGTTTGATCTTAGTTGAACCTAAAGAAGGTCTGCCTAAAGTAGATAAAGAGTTCTACATCGTACAAGGTGACTTCTATACTAAAGGTAAAAAAGGCGCTCAAGGCCTGCAACCTTTCGACATGGATAAAGCCATTGCCGAACAACCTGAATACGTTGTATTCAACGGCCACGTGGGCTCTATCGCCGGCGACAATGCCCTGAAAGCTAAAGCTGGTGAAACTGTTCGTATGTACGTTGGTAACGGTGGTCCTAACTTGGTATCTTCTTTCCACGTTATCGGCGAAATCTTCGACAAAGTATATGTTGAAGGTGGTAAACTGATTAACGAAAACGTACAAAGCACTGTGATTCCTGCCGGTGGCGCCGCCATGATCGAATTCAAAGTCGATATTCCAGGCAGCTACACTTTGGTTGACCACTCTATCTTCCGTGCGTTCAACAAAGGTGCTTTGGGTCAATTGAAAGTTGAGGGTGACGAAAACCCTGAAATCATGACCAAAAAACTGAGCGACACCGCTTACCAACCTGCCGGTGCTGCCGCTTCTGCCCCAGCCGCTGCGTCTGCCGCACCTGCTGCTTCTGAAGCCGCTAAATAA
- the rpsO gene encoding 30S ribosomal protein S15 — MALTVEQKAQIVKDFQRKEGDTGSSEVQVALLTFRINDLTPHFKANPKDHHSRRGLLKMVSQRRRLLSYLRRTQPDTYRTLITRLGLRK, encoded by the coding sequence ATGGCATTGACCGTAGAACAAAAAGCACAAATTGTTAAAGATTTCCAACGCAAAGAAGGCGATACCGGTTCTTCTGAAGTACAAGTCGCTCTGTTGACTTTCCGTATCAACGACCTGACTCCTCACTTCAAAGCCAACCCTAAAGACCACCACAGCCGTCGCGGCCTGTTGAAAATGGTTAGCCAACGTCGTCGCCTGCTGTCTTACCTGCGCCGTACTCAGCCTGATACTTACCGTACACTGATTACTCGCCTGGGTCTGCGTAAATAA
- a CDS encoding formylglycine-generating enzyme family protein, translating to MKLIRLLLLGSALICGNTFAAEMVKIEGGSYRPLYLKKETSLIKVKPFQLDKYPVTNAEFAEFLKTHPQWQKDKISSKQAEKAYLKHWVKNGSNSYAPKASELKHPVTNVSWFAANAYCVSKGKRLPTIDEWEFAGLASATQKDGSAEPGYNRTILDWYADGGRNGLHDIGKNKPNYWGVYDMHGLIWEWTEDFNSSQLSAGSSNTQMFCSGASVGSSDPSNYAAFLRYGIRTSLQSKYVLNNLGFRCASK from the coding sequence ATGAAACTCATACGACTCCTCCTCTTAGGCAGTGCCTTAATCTGCGGCAATACATTTGCAGCTGAAATGGTAAAAATCGAAGGAGGCAGCTATCGCCCTCTCTATCTCAAAAAAGAGACTTCCCTTATTAAAGTCAAGCCCTTCCAACTTGATAAATATCCTGTAACCAATGCCGAATTTGCCGAATTTTTGAAAACACATCCACAATGGCAAAAAGACAAAATCAGCTCTAAACAAGCTGAAAAGGCTTACCTGAAACATTGGGTAAAAAACGGCAGCAACAGTTATGCGCCTAAGGCCAGCGAACTCAAACATCCGGTAACCAATGTTTCATGGTTTGCCGCCAATGCCTACTGCGTTTCCAAAGGCAAACGCCTGCCGACTATTGACGAATGGGAATTTGCAGGCTTAGCCTCTGCCACTCAAAAAGACGGCTCTGCCGAACCCGGCTACAACCGTACCATCTTAGATTGGTATGCAGACGGCGGCCGCAACGGCCTGCACGACATCGGTAAAAACAAACCCAACTACTGGGGCGTATACGATATGCACGGCCTGATTTGGGAATGGACTGAAGACTTCAACAGCAGCCAACTCTCAGCCGGTTCGTCCAACACACAAATGTTCTGTAGCGGCGCATCCGTAGGCTCAAGCGACCCATCCAACTATGCTGCTTTCTTGCGCTACGGCATCCGTACCAGCCTGCAATCCAAATATGTTTTAAATAACTTAGGCTTCCGCTGCGCAAGCAAATAA
- a CDS encoding Nramp family divalent metal transporter, with amino-acid sequence MTEQHTHASTWKSKINALGPGIMMASAAVGGSHLIASTQAGALYGWQLALIIILTNLFKYPFFRFSAHYTLDTGKSLIEGYAEKSRVYLWVFLILCIASATINAGAVAIVTAAIVKMAIPSLTFDTGMVSVMIMVSCLLILASGRYKALDNVSKIIIVSLTIATVAAAAVAMSRGMQMKPDFIEPTPWTLAGLGFLIALMGWMPAPIEISAINSLWVTEKQRINPSSYRDGIFDFNVGYITSAILAVVFLALGAYVQYGNGEEVQMAGGKYVGQLINMYAVTIGDWSRPLVAFIAFACMYGTTITVVDGYARAIAEPVRLLRGKDKTGNVELFAWNVWVAGSGLAVIFWFNSAMAELLKFAMITAFVAAPVFAWLNYRLVKGDKRHKLTMGMNFLAIIGLIYLTGFTVLFLLNQTGILAAPK; translated from the coding sequence ATGACTGAACAACATACACACGCTTCCACCTGGAAGAGCAAAATCAATGCCCTCGGCCCGGGTATCATGATGGCTTCGGCGGCAGTCGGCGGCTCGCACCTGATTGCCTCCACGCAGGCAGGCGCACTTTACGGCTGGCAGCTTGCGCTGATTATTATTCTGACCAACCTGTTCAAATACCCGTTTTTCCGCTTCAGCGCACATTACACGCTGGACACGGGCAAAAGTCTGATTGAGGGCTATGCCGAGAAAAGCCGCGTTTATTTGTGGGTATTTTTGATTTTATGTATTGCATCGGCAACGATTAATGCCGGTGCGGTCGCCATCGTTACCGCCGCCATCGTCAAAATGGCAATCCCGTCGCTGACTTTCGATACCGGCATGGTATCCGTCATGATTATGGTTTCCTGCCTGCTGATTTTGGCAAGCGGCCGCTATAAAGCATTGGACAACGTTTCCAAAATCATCATCGTCAGCCTGACCATCGCCACCGTCGCCGCAGCCGCCGTGGCCATGTCTCGCGGCATGCAGATGAAACCCGACTTTATCGAGCCTACCCCGTGGACACTGGCAGGCTTGGGCTTCCTCATCGCATTGATGGGCTGGATGCCTGCGCCGATTGAAATTTCCGCCATCAACTCTTTGTGGGTTACCGAAAAACAACGCATCAACCCTTCCAGCTACCGCGACGGTATTTTCGACTTCAACGTCGGCTACATCACCAGCGCGATTTTGGCGGTCGTTTTCCTCGCCTTGGGTGCATATGTACAATACGGCAACGGCGAGGAAGTACAAATGGCGGGCGGCAAATATGTTGGCCAACTGATTAATATGTACGCCGTTACCATCGGCGACTGGTCGCGTCCACTAGTGGCATTTATCGCCTTTGCCTGTATGTACGGCACCACAATTACCGTAGTAGACGGCTACGCGCGCGCGATTGCCGAACCGGTACGCCTGCTGCGCGGTAAAGACAAAACCGGCAACGTCGAACTGTTTGCTTGGAACGTCTGGGTCGCAGGCTCAGGCTTGGCCGTGATTTTCTGGTTCAACAGCGCGATGGCAGAGCTGCTCAAATTCGCCATGATTACTGCCTTCGTTGCCGCCCCTGTGTTCGCTTGGCTGAACTACCGCCTCGTCAAAGGCGACAAACGCCACAAACTGACCATGGGCATGAATTTCCTTGCCATTATCGGTTTGATTTACTTGACCGGCTTTACCGTTTTGTTCCTGCTGAACCAAACAGGCATCTTGGCTGCTCCTAAATAA
- the prfA gene encoding peptide chain release factor 1, translating to MKPSILEKLQQLSDRLEEVTHLLGQPEATSDMDNYRKLTREHAELTPVVEVFQNYQLAQSDLADAEEMLSDPEMKDFAAEEIEAAKAKIDTLDTELQKLLLPKDADDDKNIFIEVRAGTGGDEAALFAGDLLRMYSRYAERNRWQVEIVSANESELGGYKEVIARIIGLGAYSRLKFESGGHRVQRVPATESQGRIHTSACTVAVMPEADELEDIELNPADLRIDTFRASGAGGQHINKTDSAVRITHLPTGMVVECQDGRSQHANKAQAMKVLAARLNDAQKREAQAKEAAERKSLIGSGDRSERIRTYNYPQGRVTDHRINLTLHKLDFVMDGDLEEITNALIAEHQAELLAAMGD from the coding sequence ATGAAGCCGTCTATCTTAGAAAAACTACAACAACTCAGCGACCGACTGGAAGAAGTCACGCATTTGCTCGGACAGCCTGAAGCCACGTCCGATATGGACAACTACCGCAAACTCACGCGCGAACACGCCGAATTGACGCCCGTGGTCGAAGTGTTCCAAAACTATCAGCTGGCGCAAAGCGACTTGGCGGATGCCGAAGAAATGCTGTCCGATCCTGAAATGAAAGACTTTGCCGCCGAAGAAATCGAAGCGGCCAAAGCCAAAATCGACACGCTCGATACCGAACTGCAAAAACTCTTGCTGCCCAAAGATGCCGACGACGACAAAAACATCTTCATCGAGGTGCGCGCCGGAACGGGCGGTGACGAAGCCGCGCTGTTTGCAGGCGATTTGCTGCGCATGTACAGCCGCTACGCCGAGCGCAACCGCTGGCAGGTCGAAATCGTTTCCGCCAACGAAAGCGAATTGGGCGGCTATAAAGAAGTCATCGCCCGCATTATCGGCTTGGGCGCATACAGCCGTCTGAAATTTGAATCCGGCGGCCACCGCGTACAGCGTGTCCCTGCTACCGAAAGCCAAGGCCGTATCCACACCTCAGCCTGTACCGTCGCCGTCATGCCCGAAGCGGACGAACTGGAAGACATCGAGTTGAACCCTGCCGACCTGCGCATCGACACCTTCCGCGCATCCGGCGCCGGTGGTCAGCACATCAACAAAACCGACTCCGCTGTCCGCATCACCCACTTGCCCACCGGCATGGTGGTCGAATGCCAAGACGGCCGCAGCCAACACGCCAATAAAGCGCAGGCGATGAAAGTCCTCGCTGCCCGCTTAAACGACGCGCAAAAACGCGAAGCCCAAGCCAAAGAAGCCGCCGAACGCAAATCCCTGATCGGCAGCGGCGACCGCAGCGAGCGTATCCGTACCTACAACTACCCCCAAGGCCGCGTGACCGACCATCGCATCAACCTTACCCTACACAAACTGGATTTTGTGATGGACGGCGATTTAGAAGAAATCACCAATGCCCTGATTGCCGAGCATCAAGCCGAGCTTTTGGCGGCAATGGGGGATTGA
- a CDS encoding DedA family protein, whose amino-acid sequence MFAILESFFVEYGYAAVFFVLVICGFGVPIPEDLTLVTGGVISGLGYTNSHIMFAVGMLGVLVGDGFMFAAGRIWGQKILKFKPIARVMTPKRYAQVQEKFDKYGNWVLFVARFLPGLRTAVFVTAGISRKVSYLRFILMDGLAALISVPVWIYLGEYGARNTDWLMKKMHSLQSGIFIVLGIGAVIVGWIWWKKHRRHTFFREKLHEKRAAKAKKQTNQ is encoded by the coding sequence ATGTTTGCAATTTTAGAATCTTTTTTCGTTGAATACGGCTATGCGGCCGTGTTTTTCGTTTTGGTTATTTGCGGCTTCGGCGTGCCGATTCCTGAAGATTTGACGCTGGTAACCGGCGGTGTGATTTCCGGCCTGGGTTATACCAACTCGCATATTATGTTTGCCGTCGGCATGCTCGGCGTATTGGTAGGCGACGGCTTTATGTTTGCGGCCGGCCGGATTTGGGGACAAAAAATCCTTAAATTCAAACCGATTGCGCGCGTGATGACGCCCAAACGCTATGCCCAAGTACAGGAAAAATTCGACAAATACGGCAACTGGGTTTTATTCGTCGCCCGTTTCCTGCCCGGCCTGCGTACCGCCGTTTTCGTGACCGCAGGCATCAGCCGCAAGGTTTCCTACCTGCGCTTCATCCTGATGGACGGTTTGGCCGCACTGATTTCCGTTCCGGTTTGGATTTATTTGGGCGAATACGGCGCACGCAATACCGACTGGCTGATGAAAAAAATGCACAGCCTGCAATCCGGTATCTTTATCGTACTGGGCATCGGCGCAGTCATTGTCGGCTGGATTTGGTGGAAAAAACACCGCCGCCACACCTTCTTCCGCGAGAAACTGCACGAAAAACGCGCGGCAAAAGCCAAAAAACAAACCAATCAATAA
- a CDS encoding TatD family hydrolase, whose translation MTFTDTHCHLADPKLADTLPAVLAEAQAAGVARFIVPATSPKDWHSVAQLERPSENIHIALGIHPWFSDGLNEAAFQELEKELIRHPQAWVGEIGLDFYGKEQTQAQRDTQTDVFIRQLILAQHLNRRVIIHNLKATAAIAAAVKTAGFTQGGIVHAFSGSVEEAQILVKLGFKIGIGSLLLNPNAKKVRAALQALDDTDFVLETDSPFMLGHETNTPANIRRIAEIAAELRGVPLAQLAEATEQNVNSLLHTSP comes from the coding sequence ATGACTTTTACCGACACCCACTGCCATCTTGCCGATCCCAAACTTGCCGATACGTTGCCTGCCGTACTTGCCGAAGCGCAAGCCGCCGGTGTGGCGCGTTTTATCGTACCGGCTACGTCCCCCAAGGATTGGCATTCCGTTGCGCAGTTGGAAAGGCCGTCTGAAAACATCCATATTGCTTTGGGCATTCATCCGTGGTTTTCAGACGGCCTCAACGAAGCGGCATTCCAAGAGTTAGAGAAAGAATTAATCCGGCATCCGCAAGCATGGGTTGGCGAAATCGGCTTGGATTTTTATGGCAAAGAGCAAACCCAAGCGCAACGCGACACGCAGACCGACGTCTTTATCCGCCAACTTATCCTCGCCCAACACCTCAACCGCCGCGTCATCATCCATAATCTGAAAGCCACCGCCGCCATTGCCGCCGCCGTCAAAACCGCCGGTTTCACACAAGGCGGTATTGTCCACGCTTTCTCCGGCAGCGTAGAAGAAGCGCAGATTTTGGTAAAACTCGGCTTCAAAATCGGCATAGGCTCGCTGCTGCTCAATCCCAATGCCAAAAAAGTCCGTGCCGCCTTACAAGCCTTAGATGACACGGATTTTGTTCTCGAAACCGACAGCCCCTTTATGCTCGGCCACGAAACCAATACCCCGGCCAACATCCGCCGTATCGCCGAAATTGCCGCCGAACTACGCGGCGTACCGCTGGCACAACTGGCTGAAGCAACCGAGCAAAACGTGAATTCCCTGCTCCATACTTCCCCTTAA
- a CDS encoding AsmA family protein → MLHSGKFWLKTLVFGITALLCLAAVLSALMFRIFNTENIDAFIQKNFSAHGCQIKYNATIGRKWLPRPTLILKDLSLSSSEPDTPTLNIAESKMGFGWSSLWSDAPIIEKWILLNPTLTLDSKHHLPACLQQDPSSKESFQLNRIIINNGSIRYHTKEQNIALNNLQFSLQQADSDGRPFDISGTLQNIGNPISWQGAGYLVPNNAGWSVPALKLNLQTVLLKNKLDAQIAGSLNWQNQTALLRDFNLQAESDFQNLHINARSPLLQFKNGYLHLNTLNGALTAGSENNQWDGSFKLDKANLYATVLTAANFELKGSHKNDRLQTNFTFSSPLVWQKGKGIDAPKLHLSTLQDTINRLPRPRFISTLEGQANFSLNTWEGRLKGAFDRQALALAFKYQRDAQPRPHLDAGIALQKLNLTPYLEDLKTQPSLSLPSLLAKSWLPDIEANLQIGTIQTAGLQLENVESLLTADKEHIALHRFKAGLYGGKTEGGLSIAATQPASYHLQQNAKGIQIQPLLQDLFGFHSFSGSGDAVIDIQTSGNDRAQMIQALNGSLLLDITNGAWHGIDMDSILKNGISSEKIDNSNLKTPFHHFILNSEIEKGISHHINTELFSDSLHVVSSGYTDLNTQKLSENLLISNVLQPKNKPIPLKIGGTVQNPSITLDYSRLTNGMNTPAEKQKALQETIQEQWKWLKPR, encoded by the coding sequence ATGTTGCACTCAGGAAAATTTTGGTTGAAAACCCTGGTTTTCGGCATTACCGCGCTTTTATGCCTCGCGGCGGTATTGAGTGCCTTAATGTTCCGCATATTCAACACAGAAAACATCGACGCATTCATACAAAAAAACTTTTCCGCCCATGGCTGCCAAATCAAATACAACGCCACTATCGGCAGAAAATGGCTGCCGCGCCCCACGCTGATTTTAAAAGACCTCAGCCTTTCCTCTTCCGAACCTGACACACCGACGCTGAACATCGCCGAATCCAAAATGGGCTTTGGCTGGAGCAGCCTATGGTCGGATGCGCCCATAATTGAGAAATGGATTCTTTTAAACCCGACACTGACACTGGACTCCAAACACCATCTGCCCGCCTGCCTGCAACAAGACCCATCGTCAAAAGAAAGTTTTCAGCTCAACCGCATCATCATCAATAACGGCAGCATCCGTTATCACACTAAAGAGCAAAATATTGCCTTAAACAACCTGCAATTTTCCCTGCAGCAAGCCGATTCAGACGGCCGTCCCTTCGACATCAGCGGCACATTGCAAAACATCGGCAACCCCATCAGTTGGCAGGGTGCAGGCTATCTGGTACCCAACAATGCCGGTTGGAGTGTTCCCGCCCTTAAGCTGAACCTGCAAACCGTATTACTCAAAAACAAGCTGGATGCCCAAATCGCAGGCAGCCTTAATTGGCAAAACCAAACCGCCCTACTCCGCGACTTCAATCTGCAAGCCGAAAGCGACTTTCAAAACTTGCATATCAACGCACGTTCGCCCCTATTGCAATTCAAAAACGGCTATTTACACCTCAATACACTCAACGGCGCATTGACTGCCGGCAGCGAAAACAACCAATGGGACGGCTCATTCAAACTGGACAAAGCCAACCTCTACGCAACCGTTTTGACCGCCGCCAATTTTGAACTCAAAGGCAGCCATAAAAACGACCGCCTCCAAACCAACTTTACCTTTTCCAGCCCGTTGGTTTGGCAAAAAGGCAAAGGCATCGATGCGCCCAAACTGCACCTCAGTACCCTGCAAGACACCATCAACCGCCTTCCCCGTCCACGCTTCATCAGCACACTCGAAGGACAGGCTAATTTCAGCCTCAATACATGGGAAGGCCGTCTGAAAGGCGCATTTGACAGACAAGCCCTCGCCTTGGCCTTTAAATACCAACGCGATGCCCAACCGCGTCCGCACCTTGACGCCGGTATCGCCTTACAAAAACTTAATCTGACCCCTTACTTAGAAGACCTGAAAACCCAGCCGTCGCTCAGTCTTCCTTCCCTGCTGGCCAAATCCTGGCTGCCCGACATTGAGGCCAACCTCCAAATCGGCACCATTCAAACTGCCGGTCTGCAACTTGAAAACGTCGAATCCCTGCTTACCGCAGATAAAGAACATATCGCCCTGCACCGTTTCAAAGCCGGGCTTTATGGCGGCAAAACAGAAGGCGGACTGAGTATTGCGGCTACCCAACCCGCTTCTTACCACCTTCAGCAAAACGCAAAAGGCATACAAATTCAACCGCTGCTACAAGACTTGTTCGGCTTCCACAGCTTCAGCGGCAGCGGCGACGCCGTTATCGACATTCAAACTTCCGGCAACGACCGCGCCCAAATGATACAAGCCCTAAACGGCAGCCTGCTCCTCGATATTACCAACGGCGCATGGCACGGCATTGATATGGACAGCATTCTGAAAAACGGTATCTCTTCGGAAAAAATTGACAACAGCAACCTCAAAACCCCTTTCCATCATTTCATCCTCAATAGTGAAATCGAGAAAGGCATCAGCCATCATATCAACACCGAACTGTTTTCCGACAGCCTGCACGTTGTCAGCAGCGGCTATACCGATTTGAATACCCAAAAACTGTCCGAAAACCTGCTTATCAGCAACGTACTGCAACCCAAAAACAAACCGATTCCCCTCAAAATCGGCGGAACCGTACAAAACCCTTCCATTACCCTTGATTACAGCCGCTTGACCAATGGCATGAACACACCGGCAGAAAAACAAAAAGCCCTGCAAGAAACCATACAAGAACAATGGAAGTGGCTCAAACCGCGCTAG